ACTGCAAATAATGCAAAGCAAGATTATTAAATTGACTCATCTGAGTTTATGAAAATATAGTATCTATATTTCCTGATGACACACCAAAAGCTTTCAAACAAAAATCGGTGGTTCATTTAAATGTAACAGTTAAATACATTTGAAATAAAAACCATAAACTGTTATTCCCCAACTTCAAACAAACTTTAATTATATATAATGAACACCCCCTATATTGTTTTATTGTTCACTATTTTTTTAGGCTGTACTTGATGTTTCAATGGGAATGGATGTGTGTATCGGGGAAGATATATAATATTACTGGAAAAGTTCAATAGCGTGGATTTATAACATTTGTAGATCTACAGATGTTAATGAAGTGTAAACTACATGGTCAAAGTGATGTTCCATGAGCCATATAGAGAACCCATAACAAAAATGTAGGGCTCCGATAAGGTCTTGTCTGTATTGTTGGCATGTGTTAGAATGTGACTATGTTCTCACAGTTTACAAACTACTATCTCTGTACTGGGGTGACCCAGAAGCCTTTCTGTACAAACAGACAATGTAGTATTTTATATTTAAATCTAATAGTTTAAAATCAAGTATATTTGTCCAGTCAACGCTTCAGCCACAATAACCCCATAGTCATGAATTGTTATGGCATTTCAAATAGGCCGACTGGAAATGAAAACATCAGAAAAAGTTACCTTGACAATAGAATTTCCACATCACTTTTATATTTCTGGAGAACAAAGAGTCAGtttggggttgagatctggtatGGATTTGCATTTCTTTGCAATAAGGTCATTAAGGTGTTATAAACATAATAAGGTAGTCATCACCTGGTATGTGATGTAGAATACATCTGTTCTCTCTGCATCAAACCTAACATCCTCCAGGCACAAGCTGTAATGACAAAATTAGCTCAATCATTTATCAATACATTAATCATAATGAAGTCACTTTCACTTTCATGTAGGCCTACGGATTTTATTTAGCAGGTGATGTGTAATGCTCTTGATAACAGAGTGCTCCACACTCACACTTTACTTTTTCTACTAGGACtaactttgctgatagctactaaATTGaataaaaatgtacttactatgacagAGATATGTAGTTGTCCCAACTAGCTGTCTTAAATGGGCAATTCCACCGCTTTTCAACCTaattttcattatctccagcacaataccactGTGTACATATACATGAGAAAATTGTGTATTTAGACATTTTGTAGAAAACAATAAAGTTAAAAAGTTCAACTCGATGAAATGATCAAAAGTTATAACAGTGATTGTCAAACAGATTTACAGTGATGTTGGGAGCAAGAAAACTGCAATGAGTTTCTAATCAGAGGGAGTTTTTTCCCCACTTTTAATCATACCTTGTGATAACACAAGCTAGGTTTCAATTGGCGACAGATTGTCATGCAAATAATTAAAAATCCGCATTaaggaaatatgcaaattttcccACCACAAAAAcggttgcgttaaatagcaaatgtgcctactctatAGTCTTGGCacctgcgctctagccaacagctcgcagatactgTGTGgttaggctagtctacatgatgagattattatggataagagcaagaatgtttatttgtcaaacagcagtcaagcatcCATCATcttgtcaccagaataagaccatcgatatttattggaaaggaggaTCAAGATCACCATGCACTTTCACCACTCTGTGAAGTCTCCCATAAcatatttcatctgtagcctaatcaactgcatgctttcctgagTTACAGTGAGAGGACCACTTAACTTAGATATGATTGTTATTTCAATATTTACGCATAAAAACGTTTCCATCtccatttctcacataattaacAAAAATATCCCACAATGTCAAAGGAACAAGTTATCTGTCTGCATTTATGAAATTGTACCAAAACTTCCcagtttccatcacagctgtcctGATCTTTTGGGGTATAAAGTatgactttactcacataaaagTGTAGATGGAAACATTCTTCTCTTTAACCATTTTTTAGGGCCCttatctttttaaccacagatcatagaaacgtgctgttttcacatatgtagacactggtatggtgctgaGATAATAAATAGGGGCTTGAAACGTGGCAGAATTGccctttaagatgaatgcactacctgtaagtcactctggtaagagcgtctgttaaatgactaaaatgtaaatgtattattttctaAACTCAACCCTAGTCTTTGGGGGACGAGATTAATTATTTAATAACTTCAGAGAGGTCAACCTCCATTAGCAATAATATAGCAGGACAAACCAAGCGTTACCTTATAGTGgatttgtccacattttgtttgaCCCCCTCTAGTATGCAGGTGGTGGCAGCTGTGTGACAATGTTTCAGCAACTTCTGGTCAATATGTTTCAATTCAGGTTGATCTATGATCAGGAGAAAAAAACATTGACCAGTTATTTATTCATCACACATATCATAAAGGAAAAAATCCACTCAAAAacgaaatatatatttatttatgtcCACTGTTAATACCTATCAAGTGgacaaatgaaaaaaaaaaatctaaatattttGAGAGGATTTTTCCTTTAACTGTAGCCGAATGTCTCTGCAAGCTTTTATAGTGGGTCTAATTAAACAATAAGGCACGAGCAGTTTATAAGGTtagcagtttataatagcaataaggcaccttggagGTTCGTGGTAGGCTAAGGGCTGTAAACAGGTACTCCGCATTACGTCctacataagaacagcccttcgccgtgatatattggccatataccacaccccctcgtgccttattgcttagtTAAAGTGTATCATCCAGTTATAATCACCTAAACGTTTATACATACAAAGGGACGCAAATTACAAACAGCaaggtgcgcacacacacaattaaTTAAACAATTTAGGCTACGACTAGAAATATATGATTAAAATCACATTTAGTCATTAGGGAGCACCTTTATAGTCCTAGATTGCTTCCTACATTTTCTAACCTATATTTTTAAAACTGTAGCCTAGCCTGCATTctcagttattttttatttaactaggtaagtcagttaagaacaaattcatatttacaatgacggcctaccagggaacagttcaggggcagaacgacagatctttaccttgttagttcggggatttgatccagcaacctttcggttactggcccaaagttCTAACCACTAacttaggctacctgccgccccaaaatctCTACTACTGGTGAGCAAACTCACTGTTCGCCTGGGTACACGTTGTTGTAGCCTGATCAATAGTCATATTTCCTATAACTACCACTTGAAACATAGAAGATGCAAACACTGTTACATTTGATTCATTTCAGATCCACGGGTGTTAAAAAAATCTATCGTGCATTCCACATTTTTCAAAACGAGCCTTCAAGTCAAACTGGGTAGAAACCGGAAGCTGTGAAAGAAGCAGAAATAAAAGGCgacggtggagagagagagagcgggcttACCGAGAACACTACGGTCGGCATGGGCGGTTAGCAAGCTGCGAAAGGCTAATTCTATCAACACGGAGAAGGTCTTCAGGTCAAAAAGCGTCGGGTCTGCTAGAGACTGCAGCCCTTTCCGCACCGACTCAGACAACTCCATTTTGAAACAGAAACAACCCACGAAACCGGATCACGTGACGTAATCAGCTGACACTGCATGCAGAGGAGAGGGCAAAGCTCACACAGCGTTCATTCACCGCTCGTGGTGGAGTGAAAAAATCTACAGCTCCACAATGTATTACGTCTGTTTGTTTAATTTAGGCTAGAGTATCTTTCATTGagaacaaaaaaaataaatatatataggtATAGTTTATTCTCAAGTAGGTCTAAATAATTTGCAGGATTGGGCATGTGAGGCTACAGGATGGAGCCACTGCATATTTTGTtgcatcatcaaatcaaatgttatttgtcacatgcttcgtaaacaacaggtgtagactaacagtgaaatgcttacttacggcccttcccaacaatgtagagagaaaaatatataaataatagaaaaatagcacgaggaataaatacacaatgagtaacgataacctgtctatatacacggggtacaaGTGTAGCATGCTTTTGAAGACAGGGCAGGGATTCCCCAAACTCTATTGGATCCTTACAGGGATTTTGTTTCCCTTCATTGAAAATCTGTTTTTTAACCCAGAGGAAGGCCCATCATGTTTAGACTAATTAGGCTATCTGAATAGATATTTTAAGGAGTGAGTTGCATTGATTGAAGGTAGTCTGGTGGTTAAACAATATTCAGAAAACCACCCCAAAGACAATATAGATATTTTAAATTCTCTCTGAAAAACCTTGTTTCTGATGCAGACGGGAAGAATGGGTTGTCCAGGACTGGACTGACATCAGACAGACACCTATACCAGAGCAGTGTGTCTAGGGTTTAGAAAGACAACATGGAGCTGATCAAGGTCAAAGTTCATGACCTCTCATCTGGCTGGCTCTCAGGTGTCATCCCAGACAGTGCAAAGGCCCCCAAACttttttttacattaatttttttatttgcCAATATCCAAATATAGGATAAACATTTAGTATTGCAAATTGTATTGTTGTTCTTTTCAGGGAAATAGGCTATAACTGAAGTATTTATGTCTTCATGAGAActagttttatttttgttttactcaGTAACAACCTGAGTTGTTAACCCTTGTCTTTTTTTGTCTCCGGGGCTATAGGCACAAATCTCAGCAAAACCCGTTTTTGACACTGGACTTCTTATTTAGCTTTTTACTTGTCTCTGGCTCCGTCCCAGCGCCTTATATCCTCTCTAACTTGCCAAGATTATATAATAATAACtttcaaagaaagaaaaaaaatgcgTTGGGTGTAGGCCTACAGCCTAATCAATAGACTATGCTCTCCACATCCAAACAGCGGTAAAGTCAAAACAATTCATTCACATCCGTTTACTTCATATATTACTTTTTGCTGTTAGATGTTTGGTAAAATATTGCATGATAAAGTTTCCAGGTGATTCCCCAAACAGAAGAGGCCTTTATAGCCTATTCTAACGGCTCCTATTTCTGGACAAACCAACAGAAGAATATCGATTGGTTTGATAAAGCAAGGTAGGCATATAGTGTTAATATCAAAATTGAAAGCTGTTTTTTAGTAGAAGTTCTCGTTTAAAAAGTTAATTCATTTCAATTGGTGCCTCAAGTCATCGTAATTTAACGTTGGATATCACTGATGAAATGTGTTTTGTCTAAATCTGAATTTATCAAAACCACAGCTCATTCTTTTATAGGATGCCGTTGTCAGTTTAGCCACACTGACCATACACAAACTAAAGTCATTGAATATAATAGACCTTTCCAAACCGTTAATTTAGTATTTTTCAGTCGCCTAGTCATGATTGGGAGAGGCTAGGACTCGGGAGAACAGCTGCTAATGTGAAAGTAGAGATCAACAAGTTGTATGAAGGTTTTTTATGTCTTTTGTTTAACTTTTTATAACTTTTACTCTAACTTTTATACTCTTAAATCAAGAAACAAACATAGGGCTTTGGAACCATGAacatgtctggctggctggctggctggctggctggctgctggaacagagagagagatgttgtttGTCCATATTGCCTTTATCAAACCAAGaagcaaaatattttatattctttTAAACAAAATATTATACGAATGTTTTTCTCAAGTCGATGACTAATAATCATCTCGTTGTTTAATGGATGGTTTATTTCGCTTTCAATTCATCAGCTAAAAAATAGTAAGGGGTCATCGAATAGTTCTGACAACCCAAACTAACCTCACTCACATTAATCAGAATAAAAATATCCTACACACTGCGGGTCCAGAGAGTATTAACTCGACAACATGTGAAATATATATTAAATAGGTCTACAAGCAAACGAGTGTAGAAAAAAAAACTAGTGGAAACGTACAAGGGGTCCTACTGTGCTAAATATAAGATTCTTTCATTTGCTCCTTTAGTTTTCAAAGATGTTATTATATTTTAATGATGATGTATCGTAAATTGTAACTATTATCCCATAATCAGTGAAGGACAAAAGCTCTGTGGCATAAATTGAGACGTGTCGGGTTGGTCAATAACGGCAGGTATCACGGACCCAGAATAAATACATGCATTTGGGCCTAATATGGTTCAACGTAATCTAAGTAATATGATTAAATGAAAAGTAATGAAAGTTCAATTAGACTACTGATCTAAAGACAGCCCATGCGTTTCAATCAACTCAAAACGTTTTAATTGAAGATAGGCCTAAACAGTATATGGTCTTGGAATACTTTAACCAATGCTCTAAAGTGTTGATTAAATCATGGCATGTGACATTGGTggatggctttataaataaatcaACGATTATTTATTCACATTAATATAAATTGTCTTTATTAACCACCTAGCCGACACATAGGTATGTGTTAATTATCTGTTAATGATCAAATTGATTAATTATGACTTAATGTGAATATCTTTACTATGTTTAGTTTTGGATGAAAGTGAAAAGTTCTGAGGGGTTTTAAACGTCCACACCAGTAGAAATCTACTTTTTCGAGCTGAAAGACGATGGCCAGAACTTACCTATGATGTTGCACAAGGATTTAGGTCAATAAGTCATCGTCttagtcaaagtatgatatatttgAGTTTGAAGTGACAACTGCCCACTTCGTGCAAATTCACATAGTAAAATTCACATAGTATTTTACTATGATatgatgtacacattattttcAGCCTATATTTCGTTTCCGGGCCGggttttatttgaatgttacCACCCACCAGTATCACATTGTTTACTAATCAGAAACAGCTGCAAAGTTATTCCTGATTGCGACTGAGGTGAGACTTTTGTCCACTTGACCGCTTGAGCCATGGAGCAAATGAAAGTAGGGTGTGCAAATTTATGTTTCTGCACCTCCACTATTTTTTTCCAGAAAAGTATCATAATTCATTGGATAATTTGTAAATGTTCACCTATTTTGGAGCTACTCTgtataaaatatacagtaccagtcaaaggtttgcagcccaaataaaggcttcacagagttcaagttacagacacatctcaacatcaactgttcagaagactgcgtgaatcaggccttcatggtcgatttgctgcaaagaaaccactactaaaggacaccaataataagaagagacttgcttcggccaagaaacacaagcaatagtcattagaccgatggaaatctgtccttt
This Salvelinus namaycush isolate Seneca chromosome 33, SaNama_1.0, whole genome shotgun sequence DNA region includes the following protein-coding sequences:
- the commd3 gene encoding COMM domain-containing protein 3 isoform X2, whose amino-acid sequence is MELSESVRKGLQSLADPTLFDLKTFSVLIELAFRSLLTAHADRSVLDQPELKHIDQKLLKHCHTAATTCILEGVKQNVDKSTISLCLEDVRFDAERTDVFYITYQKYKSDVEILLSSIGRCPPHINDVSWRLEYLIKNGHVHKVNEPSYLISLNVENTNNGGSTEEVNFSCTMEQLQDLVGKMKDATKSLEKAMQL
- the commd3 gene encoding COMM domain-containing protein 3 isoform X1; this encodes MELSESVRKGLQSLADPTLFDLKTFSVLIELAFRSLLTAHADRSVLDQPELKHIDQKLLKHCHTAATTCILEGVKQNVDKSTISGIVLEIMKIRLKSGGIAHLRQLVGTTTYLCHTCAWRMLGLMQREQMYSTSHTSIGRCPPHINDVSWRLEYLIKNGHVHKVNEPSYLISLNVENTNNGGSTEEVNFSCTMEQLQDLVGKMKDATKSLEKAMQL